In a genomic window of Gemmatimonadaceae bacterium:
- a CDS encoding cation transporter, which translates to MVADAIESATDSIGSLVVLSGLRIANRSPDDRYPFGYGRAEPLAAATVAALMLGAAAGIAIEAIREIRTPHHSPAAFTHVLAAVIVIKEVLASRVLQGWRGRRQVSWWKRTAGTIVRRHHLRSRVCGISVALIGGQGGTGR; encoded by the coding sequence GTTCGCTGGTGGTCCTCAGCGGACTCCGGATCGCGAATCGCTCGCCGGATGACCGCTATCCGTTCGGATACGGTCGCGCCGAACCGTTAGCGGCGGCCACGGTGGCGGCACTCATGCTTGGCGCGGCCGCTGGCATTGCCATCGAGGCCATCCGGGAAATCCGGACGCCGCACCACTCGCCCGCCGCGTTCACCCACGTGCTGGCGGCAGTCATTGTGATCAAGGAGGTGCTGGCCAGCCGTGTCCTTCAAGGCTGGCGAGGCCGCCGGCAGGTGTCGTGGTGGAAGCGGACGGCTGGCACCATCGTTCGACGCCATCACCTCCGCAGCCGCGTTTGTGGCATCAGTGTGGCCTTGATTGGGGGCCAGGGGGGAACTGGCCGATGA